The sequence CAGGTGGTGCAGGCGATGCGCCAGATCGCGGAGATGGTGCGGGTGACGGCGGGGCACATGCGGGACTCGTCCGCCTCGGCGGCGGAGCTGCGGTCGATGACGGCGAAGCTGCAGGAAAAAGCCGCCGTCTTCCAGGTGTAGCGGCGATGGCGGAAGAGAAGAAGATAGACCTCTCCCAGTTCCGGGAGAAGTTCGTCGCGGAGGCGAAGTCCCGCCTCTCCCGGATGAACGGCGGGCTGGTCTATCTCGAAAAGAACCCCGGGGACGCCAAGCTCGAGGGGGACATCCTGCGGGAGGCCCACACGCTCAAGGGAGCCGCCCGGATGCTCGGGTTCGCGAAGATCTCGGAACTGTCCCAGCGGTTCGAGGAGGCGCTGACGCGTCGCAGGGACCGGAAGGTCCTGGCCAACAAGGACCTGACCGACTCCCTGTTCCTGACGCTGGACACCCTCTCCCGGCTGGTGGAGTCCTTGAGCCAGCCGCCGAGGGAGCCGATCGACGTGCAGGGGGTCCTGGACCGGCTCCGGCTGGCGCAGGTGTTCGTCGAGGAACCGGCGCCCCCGGCGGCGAACGCCGCGGAGGGGGGTACGCCATCTCCCGCCGCGCCGCCCCCGCAGGAATCCGCCCCCGCTCCCGCGTACGTCGACCGCGGGACGGGCACTCGGGTGGATCCCGGGCAGCTGGAAGCGATTTCGAACCTGCTGACGAACGCGATCGCCCATCAGCAGCGCCAGGTCGAGCTCCGGGAGCGGATCGGAGAGCTCGGAAAATTCTACCGGCGGACCGCAGCAAACTTGTTGGCCGCGATGCAGGACGGGATCGCCCAGGGGGAGGTGTCCTCCGGTTTCGCGAAACGGGTCCTCCCGCTGATCGACGAGGGGAAGTCCGCGTTCCTCGACGTGGGAAGCAATCTGTCGGAGCTGCGCCGGCGGGAGAATGTCGTATCCGGCGCGCTGGCGCAGAACCTCGAGGACATCCGGTCCGAGTTCATGTCGATCCGGATGATCCCGCTCTCCCCGCTGTTCGACTCGTTCCAGCCGCTGGTGGGCGCCCTGGCGCGGGAAACCGGGAAGGACGTGGAGGTGCTGGTCCGCGGCGGGAAGACCGAGATCGACCGGAAGGTCGCCGAGGCGCTGGCGGAACCGCTGACCCACGTCATCCGCAACGCGGTGGACCACGGGGTCGAGCCCCCCGACGACCGGGAGAAGGCGGGGAAGGCCCGCAAGGGGAGGATCGTGATCACCGCCACCCCGAAGAAGGGGCGGGTCGTCATCGAGGTGGAGGACGACGGACGCGGAATCGACCCGCAGGAGATCCGGGAGACGGCGATCCGGAAGGGGCTGATCAGCGAGAAGGCGGCGTACCGGCTCGACGACCGGGAGCTGCTGGATTTCGTGTTCCGTCCGGGGTTCAGCACCGCAAAGAAGATGACCGAGCTGTCCGGCCGCGGGATCGGCATGGACGTCGTCCGGAACACCGCCGAAAAGTTCAACGGCACCGCGGAGATCGCGTCCACGCCGGGGAAGGGCACCCGGGTGGTCATGGAACTGCCGTTCAGCATGGCGGTTTCCCGGGTCCTCCTCTTCCTGTCCGGCGAACAGTACTTCGCGATACCCGTCATGCACTCTGAAGGCGTGCGCCGGTTCACGGACCGCAACATCGTCACGGTCGAAGGGAGGAAGTCGCTGCGCGTCGACGACGCTCCCGTGCCGCTGGTCTGGCTGAACCGGCTCATGGGACTTCCGGATGCAGCCTCCTCCCCGGGAGGGTACCTGGCGATCATGGTCCGCCAATCCCAGCGGCGCCTGGCGCTCGTGGTCGACCGGGTGGAGGGGGAAACCGAGGTCGTCGTGCGGGACCTCGGGAAGTACCTCGGAAAGGTGCAGCTCTTCATGGGATCCACGATCCTCGGGACCGGCGACGTGGCGCTGCTGCTCGACGTCTACGACCTCGTGTCGGCGGTCCGGATGCGCCCGGATGTCGCCCCCGAGACCGTCGGCGCGGGAGACCACCCGGCGGTCGACGCCGACGTCCTCGTCGTGGAGGAATCGCTGCTGGTCCGCGAAATGCAGCAGCGGGTGCTGACATCGGCGGGGTACCGGGTGGACACCGCCCCCAGCGGGAAGGCGGCCCTCGAGATGCTGGCGCGCAAGCGGTTCCATGCCGTCGTGGCGGGCGCCCGCATGCCGGGGATGGACGGGATCGAGCTCCTCTCCCAGGCGCGCCAGGCGGATCACACCCGCGACATCCCGTTCATCCTCGTCGCCCCGCCGGAGAACCGGGCCGACCTGGTCCGCGGAATGGCCGCGGGGGCGAAGGCGTGCGTCACCAGCGACGACTTCACCGCCGAGCGACTGACCGCGACGATCGGACGGGCCGTGTCCCGGGGCCGGCGGACGTGATCCACCCCACCTCTCCTCCCGTAGAACTCCTGATCGTGGACGACTCGTCGTCGGTCCGCGCGATCATCCGGGCGATGGTGGAGGGGGACGACGGGATCCGGATCGTCGGGGAAGCGGGATCCGGCCTGGAAGCGGTGGAGATGGTGGAGTCGCACCGGCCGGGCGTGATCCTCATGGACGTCCAGATGCCGGGAATGAACGGCATCGAGGCCACCGAGCGGATCATGGCCTCCCGGGCCACGCCGATCATCGCCTTCTCCGCCCTCACGCTGGGTGAGGAGGCGAAGGCGTCGATCGACATGCTGGCCGCCGGCGCGCTCGACGTCATGGCGAAGCCGGACCTTTCCTCGGAAGCCGCGGTGCTGGACTGCTCCCGAGTGCTTCGGAAGAAGATCCTGATCGCATCGAGGGTCACTGTCGTCCGCCACCTCCGGCACACCCTCTCGATGGCTCGTGGAAGACGGCTTCTCCCGGGGCGTGAGGTCATCGGGCGGTACAGGGCGGTCGGCGTCGGCGCGTCGACGGGCGGGCCGGCCGCCCTCCGCGAGATCTTTTCAAGGCTCTCCCCCACGTTCCCCCTGCCGATCCTGGTCGTGCAGCACATCACCAGCGGATTCACGGAGGGGTTCGCGGAGTGGCTGCAGCAGCACACCTCCCTCCGCGTCCGGGTAGCGCGGGAATCCGACAGGGCGGAACCCGGGACGATCCTGATGGCGTCCGAAGGGCGGCAGATGGAGGTCGCGGCCGACGGCACGGTCTGTGCCGCATCCCGCAAGCCGTGCGGCGTCCACCTGCCGTCGGCGGACGTCCTCCTCAACTCCCTCGCGTCCGCGTACGGGAAGGCGGCCGTCGGTGTCCTTCTCACGGGGATGGGCGCCGACGGCGCGGAGGGGCTCCTCGCGGTGCGCAGGGCAGGCGGCCTGACCCTCGCGCAGAACGAGGAGAGCTGCGCCGTGTTCGGGATGCCGAGGGAGGCGGTCCGCAAGGGGGCCGTCGACGAACTCCTCCCCCCGGCGTCGATCGCGGAGATGATGCGGGAGGCGGCCGAGCCTCCGATCCGGGAGATGTGGAGCCACCATGTCTGATCCCTTCCGGGTCCTCCTCGTGGACGACAGCGAGACGGTGTCGGGGATGCTCTCGTACATCCTCGAGTCGGAGGGGTATGCGACGGAGACGGCCGGCGACGGCATGGAAGCTTTGCGCGCAATGTTCCGGCGGGTTCCGGACCTCGTGCTGATGGCGATCCGGATGCCGCGTCTCGACGGGATCCAGGCGTGCCGCCTCATCAAGTCCGAGGACGCCACGTGCGACGTCCCGGTGGTCCTTCTGACGTCCCAGGAGCTGGGTTCGGAGCGGATCCACGCCGCGCGGGCCGGGGCCGAACGGTGTCTCCTCCGGGACTCCTCGCCGCAGGAGATCTCCTCCACGGTCCGGGAGCTCCTGGAGGGGAAGGTCCCCCGCCCTCCGAAAGGCCTCTCGCCCGGAGGAGCGGCGCCGGACGACCTCGAGTTCCACATGCGCCTCAATTCCCTGCTCGAGGACCGGTTGTTCGAAGCCACCATCGCCAACGAGATCAGCCGGGTGGGGAGGGAGGTCGACGACTTCGAGTCCACGGTGCGCGCGATGTTCCGCCTCCTGCGGGACATCGTCCCCCACGAGTCGATGGGCGTTGTGTTCTCGGACGGCGTGCTCTCGGAGTGCGTGATCGTGGTCCCCGACGGCGCGGGCGAGGAGGCGCGCGCTTCGGCGCGGGAGCTGACCGGGCGGCTCCGGGAGGAGTCCGGAGTTCCGTATTCGGCGGACCGGACGGTATGGACCGAGGTTGCCGGCGCGGCGTCGCCGGTATCGGAGGCGACCGGCCCGATGATGCCGCTGGCCGTGCGGCCGATCCGCAGCGGCGAAATGGTGAAGGGTCTGCTGGCGCTTTACTCCGGGGCGCCGGAGGCGCCGGCTATCGGCGGGTTCCACACGGAAACGCTCCTCCAGCACGCCTTCATGGTCCTCGAGAACTCGTGGCTGTACCGGCAGATCGCGCGGATGTCGGTCACCGACGGGCTGACGGGCCTCACGAACGTCCGCCATTTCCGGGAGACGATGCGGATGGAGCACGCCCGGGCGAAGCGCCACAACGATCCGTACACGATCCTGATGGTCGACATCGACCATTTCAAGAAGGTGAACGACGTGTACGGCCACCCGGTGGGGGACACGGTGCTCCGGGAACTGGGGACGGTGCTGCGGGACATCGTCCGGGCGACCGACCTGCCGGCGCGGTACGGCGGAGAGGAGTTCATCGTATTCCTCCCCCAGACCCGCCTCCCCGAGGCGGCCATCGTCGGGGAGAGGCTCCGGAAGGCGGTGGAGCGGAAGCCGTTCGCCGCTCCTTCCCCCCTGCTTCGCTGCACCGTGAGCGTCGGCATCGCGGACTACCTGCCCGGGGGCGGGGAGGGCGAGCGGGAGGTCATCGCCCGGGCGGACCAGGCGCTCTACGAAGCCAAGCGGGGCGGCCGGAACCGGGTGGTCTGCTACGAAGCGAAGGAGGCCTGACCGTGCCGGTGCGCCTCCGCGTCAACATCCCGCCGGAGCTCTTCACGATGCTCCGGAAGCTCATCGAGTCGGAGAGCGGCATCGTCCTTTCCGACGCGAAGCTGGCGCACCTGTCGAGCGTGGTCCGCGGGCGGATGGCGGCGCTCGGGCTGTCCGACGCCTGGGACTACCTTTCGGCGGTGGGGGAGGGAACCGCGGCGGCGAACGAGCGCGGGGAGCTGGTCACGGAGCTGCTGATCGGGGAGACGAGCTTTTACCGGACCCCCGGCCTCTACCAGGTCTTCCAGGAGTCGATCCTCCCCGAGCTTCCGGACCGCGGGGTGGTTCCCCCGGTCCCGGTGTGGAGCGCGGGGTGCTCCACCGGCGAGGAGGCGTACTCGATCGCGATGGCGGCGCTGGAGTGGTCCCGCGGGCGGCACGCGGTGCCCGTGCGGGTCTGGGCGACCGACCTCCACCGCGGCGCGCTGGACATCGCGCGCGAGGGGATCTACCCCGCGCAGGCGCTTCGGGAGATCCCGGAGCGGCTCCGGACGAAATATTTCGAGCCGCTGGACGGAGGGCGGTTCCGCGTCTCGGAAGCGGTCCGGCACCTCGTGCGGTTCGAGGTTCTGAACCTGATGGAGTTTCTCTCCTGCCCCCCGGGGGGCGACCGGTTCGCCGCGATCTTCTGCCGGAACGTGATGATCTACTTCCGCGCGGACACCACCCGCCGGCTCGTGGAGCGGTTCCGCGACCGCCTGGTCGACGGCGGCGTCCTCTTCCTCGGGCATTCCGAGACGTTGTGGGGGATATCGGACGCGTTCCGGCTGGAGCAGCGGGAGAAGGTCTTCTACTACCGGAAACCGGCCGCCGCCCCCCCTCTCCCCCCGGTCTCCGTCGCGCCCGGGGCCGGAGGCGCGCCGCGTCCGTCCCCGGGGGAAAGCCCGTCCGGAAACCCGGGGCACGCCGCGGAAGGGCTGTTCGTCTCGCCCGCCATGGAACGCGTGCTCGAGGCCGAGCGGAAGGCGGATGCCGACCAGCCGGAGGAGTCGCTGCGCCTGTGCCGGGAGGCGGCCGCGCTCGATCCATCGTGCATCGAGGCGGACTACCTGATGGCGCTGCTGCTGCGCCGGGGCGGCCGTTACGCGGAGGCGCTCTTCCACGCGGAGCGGGCGCTCTCGACCGACCCGCGGTTCGTCCTGGCCGAAGTGGAGGCGGCCGAGTGCCTGTCGCTCATGGGGAAACCGGCGGAGGCGGCGTCCCGATGGAAGGGGGTACTACGGTCGATCGAGGGAGACGTTCGCTTTCCCCGCCTCTCCGCGGGCGACGGCGTCTCCCGGAAGACCTTGCGGCACTACGTGGTTTCCCGGATGCCGCACTGACACCGGGCGCCCTCGGCATCCCGGGACGGCGATAATCCCTCCATGCCGGACGCGCCCCTCTTTCGCTGCGGCACCTGCGGCGCCGAGCTGCGGTATCCGGGTCGGGCCGGGGGGACGGTCCCGCGCTGCCCGTACGACGGCCTTCCGTACGCCGCGCTCCGGGCGGGACACGACGCGATCTACTTCGGTCCATGGCGGAAGATCGACGCCTCTCCCTTCGAGGTCCGGCGCGCGTACCGGCGGATCGGCCGTCACCTCGAAGCGATCCGGAAAGTCCTCTCGGGAGAGAAGCTGCCGGCGGCCGCCGGGGATCTGTCGCTCGGGTGCGACGCGTACCATGCCGCCGACCTCGACGGCGCATCCGGCGACTCGCTCCGCTTCATGGACAACGCGCTTTCGTACGCCCACCGGGCGATCGACGATCTCCTGATTTCCGGGGGGTACCCTTCGCACCACCCCATGGATTTCGCGGAATGGTATGATGCGGTCGAGGTCCCCTTCCGGGAGGAAGAGTAGCCGGGGGCCGACTCATATGGGAAACGACTCCTTCTACCATCGCGCCAAACGGATCCTCTTCGGCGCCCCCCGTGACCTGTTCGACCCGAAAATCTTCCACAACGTCTCGCTGATCGCGTTTTTCGCCTGGGTGGGG is a genomic window of Deltaproteobacteria bacterium containing:
- the cheB gene encoding chemotaxis-specific protein-glutamate methyltransferase CheB; amino-acid sequence: MIHPTSPPVELLIVDDSSSVRAIIRAMVEGDDGIRIVGEAGSGLEAVEMVESHRPGVILMDVQMPGMNGIEATERIMASRATPIIAFSALTLGEEAKASIDMLAAGALDVMAKPDLSSEAAVLDCSRVLRKKILIASRVTVVRHLRHTLSMARGRRLLPGREVIGRYRAVGVGASTGGPAALREIFSRLSPTFPLPILVVQHITSGFTEGFAEWLQQHTSLRVRVARESDRAEPGTILMASEGRQMEVAADGTVCAASRKPCGVHLPSADVLLNSLASAYGKAAVGVLLTGMGADGAEGLLAVRRAGGLTLAQNEESCAVFGMPREAVRKGAVDELLPPASIAEMMREAAEPPIREMWSHHV
- a CDS encoding hybrid sensor histidine kinase/response regulator, yielding MAEEKKIDLSQFREKFVAEAKSRLSRMNGGLVYLEKNPGDAKLEGDILREAHTLKGAARMLGFAKISELSQRFEEALTRRRDRKVLANKDLTDSLFLTLDTLSRLVESLSQPPREPIDVQGVLDRLRLAQVFVEEPAPPAANAAEGGTPSPAAPPPQESAPAPAYVDRGTGTRVDPGQLEAISNLLTNAIAHQQRQVELRERIGELGKFYRRTAANLLAAMQDGIAQGEVSSGFAKRVLPLIDEGKSAFLDVGSNLSELRRRENVVSGALAQNLEDIRSEFMSIRMIPLSPLFDSFQPLVGALARETGKDVEVLVRGGKTEIDRKVAEALAEPLTHVIRNAVDHGVEPPDDREKAGKARKGRIVITATPKKGRVVIEVEDDGRGIDPQEIRETAIRKGLISEKAAYRLDDRELLDFVFRPGFSTAKKMTELSGRGIGMDVVRNTAEKFNGTAEIASTPGKGTRVVMELPFSMAVSRVLLFLSGEQYFAIPVMHSEGVRRFTDRNIVTVEGRKSLRVDDAPVPLVWLNRLMGLPDAASSPGGYLAIMVRQSQRRLALVVDRVEGETEVVVRDLGKYLGKVQLFMGSTILGTGDVALLLDVYDLVSAVRMRPDVAPETVGAGDHPAVDADVLVVEESLLVREMQQRVLTSAGYRVDTAPSGKAALEMLARKRFHAVVAGARMPGMDGIELLSQARQADHTRDIPFILVAPPENRADLVRGMAAGAKACVTSDDFTAERLTATIGRAVSRGRRT
- a CDS encoding diguanylate cyclase, with product MSDPFRVLLVDDSETVSGMLSYILESEGYATETAGDGMEALRAMFRRVPDLVLMAIRMPRLDGIQACRLIKSEDATCDVPVVLLTSQELGSERIHAARAGAERCLLRDSSPQEISSTVRELLEGKVPRPPKGLSPGGAAPDDLEFHMRLNSLLEDRLFEATIANEISRVGREVDDFESTVRAMFRLLRDIVPHESMGVVFSDGVLSECVIVVPDGAGEEARASARELTGRLREESGVPYSADRTVWTEVAGAASPVSEATGPMMPLAVRPIRSGEMVKGLLALYSGAPEAPAIGGFHTETLLQHAFMVLENSWLYRQIARMSVTDGLTGLTNVRHFRETMRMEHARAKRHNDPYTILMVDIDHFKKVNDVYGHPVGDTVLRELGTVLRDIVRATDLPARYGGEEFIVFLPQTRLPEAAIVGERLRKAVERKPFAAPSPLLRCTVSVGIADYLPGGGEGEREVIARADQALYEAKRGGRNRVVCYEAKEA